In Methanococcoides sp. LMO-2, the genomic stretch GGACATTGGCCTTTAAAAGTGGTGATAAGGACTTTGAGGCAGGACTTAAACAGGCTGCTGATATCATCAGGGAAGGAGGAACAGTTGCCTTCCCTACAGAGACCGTGTATGGCCTTGGTGCCGATGCACTGAACGCCGACGCAGTACTAAAAATATTCAAAGCAAAGGGAAGACCGGCTGACAATCCACTGATCGTCCATATTGAGAGCAAGGAGCAGTGCTCCGAGCTTGCAGAAGAGATATCGGCAGATGCTCTCAAGCTTATGGATAAATTCTGGCCGGGCCCACTAACACTTATTCTAAAAGCAAAGAACATTGTTCCTGATATTACTACCGGCGGGCTTGATACGGTGGGCCTGAGAATGCCGGAAAACCCGGTAGCTCTTGAGCTTATCAGAAGATCGGAGCGAGCGATCGCCGCACCCAGTGCCAACACATCCGGAAGCCCCAGTCCGACAACTGCCCGGCATGTAATTCAGGACCTTGACGGTAAGATAGATGCCATCCTTGACGGCGGAGCGGCAGAGATCGGGCTTGAATCCACCGTTGTTGACATGACAGGGGAAGTACCAACCATATTACGCCCCGGACACGTCACCGCAGAGGACATTAAGAAATGCATTGGCAAAGTGCGTGTCGGATACAAGGACAGGACACTCGAAGAGGGAGAGATTGCACGCTCCCCGGGTATGAAATACACCCATTATTCACCTAAAACGAAGGTCATCCTTATCGAAGGCGATGCCGAAGACGTAAGAAAAACAATAGCAAGCATTGTATCAGAATGCCACAGAGAAGGTGAAAGGGTTGGTCTCTTTGTGACAGATGAAACTGCAGAATCAGTAAAAGCAGATGAAACATACTCCCTTGGGAAAAGGAATGTTCCGTCCCAGGCAGCCCGTAGTATATTTATGGGTCTGCGACATCTTGATACTACAAATATTGATCTCATCGTAGTCGATGGGACCCTGAATAAGGAAGGTATAGGAGCAGCAGTCTTTAATCGTTTGAGGAAAGCAGCTGACAGGATAATCAATGCATAAACGGAAGGGATCAATTGAAAGCAGAGAAAAAAGAGTATAATGTCGCAAGGCAGGAATATCTGGAGATCACAAGACGAAACAGGAAGATCGCTAAAATAGATATGTTGATCCTTGGTACCGGTCTTTTGCTCAAATATTTAGAGATGGCTGAGATCGGAAAACATTTCATGTGGCTTGGTTTTATTATCATTGTATACGTATTCGGTTCTAACATGATGGCAAAATCAGAGCTGAGAAAGGCTCAGCCTTGATAAAAAGAAAATACGAAAGGTACATCCGTACCTAAAATTCATTTTTAAATAAAGAATTGCAAAAATGGATGAATGCTAACAGATCACAATTGTTAGCAATTCTCTGTTCAATAAGATATTGTGTGCTATGTGACAGGAGGTTCAAACTCCATCGCCGTTCACATTCCAAACTTTTTCATCATTTTCTGCATGTTGAACTTGCCACCACGAAGTCCTTTCATGGCATTTTGCATCATCTTATGATACTTCAGGAGTTCACGCACATCATCGGGGTTGGTGCCTGAACCCATTGATATTCTCTTGATCCTGGAGCTGCCGATCATCCTCGGGTTGAGAAGTTCTTCCTCGGTCATGGAATCCATCAGGATCCTGTACCCCTTCATCTTGTCCTCGGTGACCTTGTAAGCATCATCGGAAAGCTTCACGCCCATTCCACCCATAGGAAGCATCTGCATGATCTGCTTCATAGGACCAAGCTTGTTCATGGCCTCGAGCTGGGAGTACATGTCTTTGAGTGTGAAACGACCCCTCATCATGGCTTCCATGTCGATGTCTTCTTCGGAAAGGGTCTCCTCGGCCTTTTCGATAAGTGACTTAATGTCACCCATTCCCAGAAGCCTGGAGATGAACCTGTCAGGCTCGAACTTCTCGAGATCATCGGGAGTCTCACCCACACCAATAAATGCGATTGATGAATTGGTCTCGGAAACTGCGGACAGTGCACCACCACCCTTGGCGGTACCGTCAAGTTTGGAGATCACAACTCCGGAGATGCCAACGGAATCATTGAACGCCTTTGCCTGCTCGCTTGCCTGCTGACCGATAGCACCGTCAAGGACAAGTAATTTATAATCCGGCTGGGCGACCTTGTGGATCTGTTCCATCTCATCAATGAGATCAGCTTCAAGAGAGTGTCTTCCGGCTGTATCAACGATAAGGACATCGTTCTTTTCAAGCTCCTTCAGACCTCTTTCCACAATACCGACCGCATCGGGATTGCCCTCTTCACCGTAGAACGGTACGTTCAGTTTGGTACAGAGAGTACTGAGCTGCTGGTAAGCACCCGGACGGAACGTATCAGCACAGACCACAGCGGGTTTCAGACCCTTTCTCTGGAAATAACGGGAAAGTTTTGATGTGGTGGTCGTCTTACCGCTGCCCTGCAGACCGATCATCATGATCTTCTGTGGCTTTAGCGGAATATCTGCGCTCTTACCCACGATATTAATGAGTTCCTGATAGACGATCCTTATAACATGTTCACGTGGATTCATACCTGAAGGAACTTCCTCCTTCAATGCACGCTCCTTGATGTGACTGGACATCTTCATTACAAGCTTGACATTGACATCAGCCTGAAGCAATGCCCTCTGTATGTCTTTTACAACCTCATTGACCGTCTTTTCATCTATACGGCCGGCGCCAACCAGTTTTTTCAGTGCGTCCTGCAGGGAGCTGCCGAGTTTGTCCATTACCATTTAAGAATCATCCTATAATTTTGATATGAAAGTTTGATATGAAAGTCGTGAATAATTAAATTGACCTGACACAAAAATGCCATCTTTATTTAATAACCTTTTGAAAACAGGATCTTAAAGAACAGTAAAAGCCCATGAAGTACCAGGGAAACATGGGGAAAACATAGAGAACTCTCACCACCTTGTCAAAACCAGATCAAAAGGAAAGTTCATAGCGGGGGATGGATTCGAACCATCGGTCTACGGGTTATGAGCCCGTCGGGATCTCCTGGCTACCCCACCCCGCTACAGAGTGAGTATTCACGCTTGCAGCCCTTCTAACGATTTGATGATAGATAAAGGTTGCCAACGCACTAATAACGTCGCGCTCAATACGAAAACTCGAAGAAAAGATCAAGTTACCTCTTAGCAAAACAATCTCAAAAAGAAAGTTTATAGCGGGGGATGGATTCGAACCATCGGTCTACGGGTTATGAGCCCGTCGGGATCTCCTGGCTACCCCACCCCGCTTCAGAGTGAGTATTCACGCTTGTAGCCCTTCTAAAGGGGTGATGATAGATAAAGGTTGCGCATATCGCGCTCCCGCAGTTATATTTTGATAATTTTGCCAGAGGAATTACCACCTTTCAATAAGTTCATGCCATAAATCTTTAAATATATCACAACCAATAGGGGAAACGGTGAATAGATGCCACACAAATGTACCCGATGCGAAAAAATATTTGAAGACGGGGCCGAGGTAATTCTAAGCGGCTGTCCGAACTGTGGCTGGAACAAGTTCCTTTATGTAAAGGATATGGAGGAGCAAAAAACAGACATAGAGGAAGCTGTTGCTGAAGATCTGCCTGAGATGGAAGAGAAGGAAGTGATCGAAGCTGAAGACCCCGCAGACAAGTTCATCAAGGAAATAGATGACATCATCGGTATTGAGCATCAGGAAAGGGAAGTTGTCGAGGAGGAAGGGGAACGAGTAGAATCCGTAAGGATACTTGGCCCGGGGTCCTACGAGCTTAACCTCAACTCACTTCTTGAACGTGACGAGATCGTGATGGCAATAAAACAGGATGGAACATACGCTGTTGATCTTTCATCCACATTCCGCAGGAAAAATAAGAAAAAGGATTGAACAGATGGTTTGATGGATAGATGAACGAGTGGTTGATACATTCACACCTATCATTTAACCTACAATTCTCTTCTCACAAATTGCCACGTAAATTCTGAAAGCCGGGGGGCGGATGACAGAACTTCAGGAACGATTCTGGGAGATCGATCTTCTAAGAGGCATAGCCATCGTCATGATGGTCGCTTTCCATCTGGCGTATGACCTGAAATATTTTAATGCCTATGATATCAACCTGACCTCAGGATCTATTTTCATGGTCGGAAGAGTATCTGCAATACTGTTCATTGTGCTTGCAGGTATTTCACTTACACTGAGCCATTCAAGGAAATGGCAGATGAAAGGCACAGGTAGCACCGGGGAAAAAGTTGAAAGATACGAAAAAAGCGAATTTGCAAGATATGCAAAAAGAGGATTGAGAATATTCTTCTGGGGAATGCTAATAACTGGCGGCAGCTATATTTTTCTCAGGGATGGAGTGATAGTGTTCGGCATACTCCATTTCATAGGAATTGGCATCATCCTTGCATACCCGTTCCTGAGATTCAGGACAGCAAATCTGATACTGGCATTACCTGTGATCGCAACCGGACTGTGGATGCAGAACATTACCTTCGAAATCAACTGGTTTTTCTGGGCAGGTCTCCGGTCTTCAGGATTCCACTCATACGACTACTTCCCGCTCCTCCCCTGGTTTGGCATCCTTCTTATCGGAATATTCCTGGGGAACTTGCTTTACCCGGACTACAAAAGAGCACAACTTCTGTCCAGCATCCCGGATATCTCAGGATACCTGCCTGTTAAAGGGCTTTGTTACATGGGAAGAAGGTCATTACTGATCTACCTGCTTCACCAGCCGATACTGGTGCTATTGATATACATTACAGGAATTGCAGACATCGGGCAGCTATCACCCATCAGTTAAATGATGAGTTAGCAACCACCAATTAAATTAAGATCTAAAGTTAAACTAGAGTTAAAGTCAGAAGAAATCAGAAAGTCTGGACTGCTTCTCATCCATTTTTTCAAGCTTTGTGACACCAACACCAACCAGCCGGAGCTTGCCCCTGCCCCTGAACTCCTGAAGCAGCACCTTTGCCGTCCTCTTGATGGCAGTGAGATCACTTGAGTAAGCACCCAGCGTCCTTGCCCTTGTATATGTGGTAAAGTCCTCAAGTCTTACTTTGATAGTAATGGTCTTGAAAAGGTACTTCTTTTTCAAAAGGGAGCCATGCACATTCTCTGAAAGGGTGTCTATCACAGTTTCCACATACTCCATATCGGAAGTATCGCGATCAAATGTGTCCTCCTTGCTGATGGACTTTACATCGCCCCTCTCAACTACAACACGCTCATCGACACCGTTCGCCAGCTGATGCATCACAAGACCGAATTTCCCGAAACGCTCACGCAACACCTGCACATCATAGGTTGCCAGGTCACCAATGGTCCGAATCCCCATCTCGTAAAGGATGGATGAGGTCTTTTTACCTATACCGGATATTCTTGAGACATCCAGCGGATGGAGAAAACTTCGAACATCCTCAGGGCTCACTACTGTCAGGCCATCAGGTTTCTGGTAATCTGATGCGATCTTCGCAATGGACTTGTTCGGGGCCACACCTATGGAACATGTGATGCCCTCCTTTAAGTGGACTTCCTCCTTGATCTTCAATGCCAGCTCTGCAGCAGCATCATAATCCGAAACCAGGTCGCTAACATCAAGATAGGCCTCATCCACACTTACCTGCTGGAACTTAGAAGAATATCCCCTCAGGGCCTCCATAATACTGGAGGAGACCTTTTTGTAAAGCGGCATGTTCACGCGAAGATAGACCGCATTGGGACAGAGTCGATAAGCCTTTGAGATGGCCATGGCTGAATGTACACCATATTTTCGTGCCTCATAAGAACAGGTGCTTACAACACCCCTGCCCTCACCTTTCATCGGATCAGAGCCTACAACCACAGGCAGGCCTCTGAGGGAAGGATCTGCTGCAACCTCTACTGAAGAATAGAAGCTGTCCATATCCACATGGAATATTATCCTGATGTTCTCACCTTGCAGGCACATGAGCGGCATTATTGAAAATGTTTGTGCACATCACAATGGATGATACTGTTATCAATTCTGGCCCCGGTCGATCCTGGCAAAGGATTTTATGCATAGAAGATATGAAGATGACTAATAAGTATACATGCACAAGTATCAGGAAAAACCGGAAGATAATCATGTACCAATACATAGCCATCGCAGCATATTGTGTAGTTCTTTTTCTGACACTGAGAGATATCAGGATATTCCGCCGCACAGGAATACCATCATACAGGAAAGGTGCGCTCAAAGGACTGGTAGCATCTACCGTGATACTTGCAGGAACGGTACTTGTGTCCATGAATCCTGAAATAGGACTTGTCGTTGTTTTCATAGGCCTTTACATCAATCGCAAAGGAATGCGTGAAAAAGTATTCAATGATGCCAACACCCTGGACCGCCTTCTGGGGAAAACGGACATATGATGATGCACCACGGCAAGTGAAAAGCTGCAAGGTGTGGCCCTTCAATCCAAAAGGTATAAATGTAAAGGTTTTCTATAAAGGCGATAATCTTAATCATATCTATCTAAATCATACTGGAGATATACAATGGGAAATATTAGACAGACAAACATCAAGAACATTGCATTCCGCCTGATCGACAACCACGGAGACGTATTCACAACAGACTTTGAACAGAACAAGGTTCTCGTCTCACAGTA encodes the following:
- a CDS encoding L-threonylcarbamoyladenylate synthase; protein product: MKRRTLAFKSGDKDFEAGLKQAADIIREGGTVAFPTETVYGLGADALNADAVLKIFKAKGRPADNPLIVHIESKEQCSELAEEISADALKLMDKFWPGPLTLILKAKNIVPDITTGGLDTVGLRMPENPVALELIRRSERAIAAPSANTSGSPSPTTARHVIQDLDGKIDAILDGGAAEIGLESTVVDMTGEVPTILRPGHVTAEDIKKCIGKVRVGYKDRTLEEGEIARSPGMKYTHYSPKTKVILIEGDAEDVRKTIASIVSECHREGERVGLFVTDETAESVKADETYSLGKRNVPSQAARSIFMGLRHLDTTNIDLIVVDGTLNKEGIGAAVFNRLRKAADRIINA
- a CDS encoding signal recognition particle protein Srp54, whose translation is MVMDKLGSSLQDALKKLVGAGRIDEKTVNEVVKDIQRALLQADVNVKLVMKMSSHIKERALKEEVPSGMNPREHVIRIVYQELINIVGKSADIPLKPQKIMMIGLQGSGKTTTTSKLSRYFQRKGLKPAVVCADTFRPGAYQQLSTLCTKLNVPFYGEEGNPDAVGIVERGLKELEKNDVLIVDTAGRHSLEADLIDEMEQIHKVAQPDYKLLVLDGAIGQQASEQAKAFNDSVGISGVVISKLDGTAKGGGALSAVSETNSSIAFIGVGETPDDLEKFEPDRFISRLLGMGDIKSLIEKAEETLSEEDIDMEAMMRGRFTLKDMYSQLEAMNKLGPMKQIMQMLPMGGMGVKLSDDAYKVTEDKMKGYRILMDSMTEEELLNPRMIGSSRIKRISMGSGTNPDDVRELLKYHKMMQNAMKGLRGGKFNMQKMMKKFGM
- a CDS encoding Zn-ribbon domain-containing protein; the encoded protein is MPHKCTRCEKIFEDGAEVILSGCPNCGWNKFLYVKDMEEQKTDIEEAVAEDLPEMEEKEVIEAEDPADKFIKEIDDIIGIEHQEREVVEEEGERVESVRILGPGSYELNLNSLLERDEIVMAIKQDGTYAVDLSSTFRRKNKKKD
- a CDS encoding heparan-alpha-glucosaminide N-acetyltransferase; the encoded protein is MTELQERFWEIDLLRGIAIVMMVAFHLAYDLKYFNAYDINLTSGSIFMVGRVSAILFIVLAGISLTLSHSRKWQMKGTGSTGEKVERYEKSEFARYAKRGLRIFFWGMLITGGSYIFLRDGVIVFGILHFIGIGIILAYPFLRFRTANLILALPVIATGLWMQNITFEINWFFWAGLRSSGFHSYDYFPLLPWFGILLIGIFLGNLLYPDYKRAQLLSSIPDISGYLPVKGLCYMGRRSLLIYLLHQPILVLLIYITGIADIGQLSPIS
- the dinB gene encoding DNA polymerase IV: MCLQGENIRIIFHVDMDSFYSSVEVAADPSLRGLPVVVGSDPMKGEGRGVVSTCSYEARKYGVHSAMAISKAYRLCPNAVYLRVNMPLYKKVSSSIMEALRGYSSKFQQVSVDEAYLDVSDLVSDYDAAAELALKIKEEVHLKEGITCSIGVAPNKSIAKIASDYQKPDGLTVVSPEDVRSFLHPLDVSRISGIGKKTSSILYEMGIRTIGDLATYDVQVLRERFGKFGLVMHQLANGVDERVVVERGDVKSISKEDTFDRDTSDMEYVETVIDTLSENVHGSLLKKKYLFKTITIKVRLEDFTTYTRARTLGAYSSDLTAIKRTAKVLLQEFRGRGKLRLVGVGVTKLEKMDEKQSRLSDFF
- a CDS encoding 30S ribosomal protein S17e, whose translation is MGNIRQTNIKNIAFRLIDNHGDVFTTDFEQNKVLVSQYTTIESKVIRNRVAGYVTRKVAHPKKI